A single region of the Winslowiella toletana genome encodes:
- a CDS encoding TonB-dependent siderophore receptor yields MSDINKKQPVKEPAIRVLLTSTLLVMPLTQAMAASENTLTVTAESGESVTAPLTGIVAKESASGTKVPTALRKTPQSISVITRQQMDDQAAPSVADALSYTSGVLTNYRGNSNRNDEVISRGFRYAPKFLDGLSYGLSGQQGAAGQIDPWLLERVEMVHGPASVLYGQVNPGGLISMTSKRPTAESIHKVQFSSGNQHLAEAAFDFGGALNDDYTLFYRLNGIASTRHEFVKDNKQQRMAIAPAMTWLPNEDTSFTLLTSYINEPKAGYRNFLPYVGTVVPGNGSYIPYDFNVSDPGFNQAKREQTSIGYIFEHNINEALSFQQNFRFSSMSESYRYLVFTSGISGAPTTIGRRPQHDKIESKELGIDNQLKALFDSGAVKHTLLAGLDYKWSDIDSKLWRDSSDKYNLDWARPTRISIDESQFSLASSSRKKLDQLGVYLQDQLEWNQWNLLLSGRNDWSEVRTQDRTDNSSQQQNDSKLTGRAGLLYAFDNGLSPYISYSTSFEPNLTVGAPGSDPFAPTTGEQTEVGVKFQPQGYDTMLTVTAFDLTQKNISQYNSEIGYFEQIGKVKSQGVETELHSQLTPEIALMAAYTYTDAVTKSSSNRQQEGQAIASIPRHAASAWGSYSFLDGVLNGLTLGTGVRYTGTTPGDSEGGFKVAHYTLYDAMAKYQLGALSPALKGTTLQLNVNNLSDKHYVASCSNTSACFYGSGRSIVASASYSW; encoded by the coding sequence ATGTCCGACATCAATAAAAAACAGCCAGTCAAAGAACCGGCAATCAGAGTATTGCTGACGTCAACCTTGCTGGTTATGCCTCTGACGCAAGCGATGGCAGCCAGCGAAAACACCCTGACCGTTACGGCGGAGAGCGGGGAGAGTGTGACTGCACCGCTAACCGGTATCGTGGCGAAAGAGAGTGCTTCCGGCACCAAAGTGCCGACGGCACTGAGAAAAACGCCGCAGTCAATTTCAGTGATTACGCGACAGCAGATGGACGATCAGGCAGCACCGTCGGTAGCGGATGCACTGAGCTATACCAGCGGCGTGCTGACTAACTACCGTGGCAACTCTAATCGTAATGATGAAGTGATCAGCCGTGGCTTTCGCTATGCGCCGAAGTTTCTTGATGGACTGAGCTACGGATTATCCGGTCAGCAGGGCGCTGCCGGGCAGATCGACCCCTGGTTACTGGAGCGGGTAGAGATGGTGCACGGCCCGGCTTCGGTGCTGTATGGCCAGGTTAATCCCGGTGGGCTGATCAGCATGACCAGCAAGCGCCCGACAGCAGAAAGTATTCACAAAGTACAGTTCAGCAGTGGTAATCAGCATTTGGCTGAAGCGGCGTTTGATTTCGGTGGTGCGCTGAATGATGACTACACGCTGTTTTATCGGTTGAATGGTATCGCCAGTACTCGTCATGAGTTCGTTAAAGATAACAAACAGCAGCGGATGGCGATTGCTCCGGCGATGACCTGGTTACCGAATGAGGATACCAGCTTCACGCTGCTGACCAGTTATATCAATGAGCCAAAGGCCGGTTATCGCAATTTCCTGCCGTATGTCGGTACGGTGGTGCCGGGCAATGGCAGCTATATTCCTTATGACTTTAATGTCAGCGATCCGGGCTTCAATCAGGCAAAGCGTGAACAAACCTCAATAGGTTATATTTTCGAGCATAACATCAATGAGGCGCTGTCATTCCAGCAGAATTTCCGTTTTAGCAGCATGAGCGAATCTTACAGATATCTGGTGTTCACCAGCGGAATCAGCGGCGCACCGACGACCATAGGTCGTCGTCCACAGCATGATAAAATTGAGTCAAAAGAACTGGGTATCGATAACCAGTTAAAAGCGCTGTTTGATAGCGGCGCGGTGAAGCATACGCTACTGGCCGGTCTGGACTATAAGTGGAGTGATATCGACAGTAAGTTGTGGCGCGACAGCAGCGATAAATATAATCTTGACTGGGCCAGGCCCACACGTATCAGCATTGATGAAAGTCAGTTTAGCCTTGCCAGCAGCAGCCGTAAAAAACTCGATCAGCTCGGTGTTTATTTACAGGACCAGCTGGAGTGGAATCAGTGGAATCTGCTGCTGTCGGGCCGTAATGACTGGTCAGAAGTGCGTACCCAGGATCGTACCGATAATTCCAGCCAACAGCAAAATGACAGCAAGCTGACTGGACGTGCCGGACTGTTGTATGCGTTTGATAATGGTCTGTCGCCGTATATCAGCTACAGCACCTCGTTTGAACCTAACCTGACGGTTGGTGCGCCCGGCAGCGATCCGTTTGCGCCAACCACCGGCGAGCAGACGGAAGTCGGTGTGAAGTTCCAGCCTCAGGGCTACGACACGATGCTGACCGTCACCGCATTTGATCTCACGCAGAAAAATATCAGCCAGTACAACAGTGAAATCGGTTATTTCGAGCAAATTGGCAAGGTGAAATCGCAGGGTGTTGAAACCGAGCTGCACAGTCAGCTGACGCCTGAAATCGCGCTGATGGCAGCTTATACGTATACCGATGCGGTGACGAAATCGAGCAGTAATCGCCAGCAGGAAGGGCAGGCGATTGCTTCAATTCCACGTCATGCGGCGTCGGCCTGGGGCAGCTATAGTTTCCTGGATGGTGTGTTGAACGGGCTGACGCTGGGAACCGGCGTGCGCTACACCGGCACGACTCCGGGTGACTCCGAAGGTGGATTTAAGGTGGCGCATTACACGCTGTATGACGCGATGGCAAAGTATCAGTTAGGCGCGCTCTCGCCAGCGTTGAAGGGCACCACATTACAGCTGAATGTGAATAACCTCAGCGATAAACATTACGTCGCATCCTGTAGTAATACCTCGGCCTGCTTCTACGGCAGCGGTCGCAGTATTGTCGCATCGGCAAGCTACAGCTGGTAA
- a CDS encoding AMP nucleosidase codes for MNGLTVTEALDKLEAMYDAAVTALRDAITTYIADGTLPDAAQRAAGLFVYPQIRVSWEGSSADHRLSRAFGRFTRPGCYTTSITRPALFRAYLQEQLEMLSGEYPVTLEVQPSQQEIPFPYVIDGSGLVLDRSMSAGIARHFPTTELSQIGDENADGTFHPSDTLPLSHFDALRSDFSLARLKHYTGTPVEHFQSWVLFTNYTRYVDEFVRWACEQITDPDSPYQALSCAGNIVITAETRDPQQSISDLAWKNHQMPAWHLIAEQGQGITLVNIGVGPSNAKTICDHLAVLRPHAWLMIGHCGGLRESQTIGDYVLAHAYLRDDHVLDAVLPPDIPIPSIAEVQRALFDATKMVSAMPGEEVKQWLRTGTVVTTDDRNWELRYSASALRFNLSRAVAVDMESATIAAQGYRFRVPYGTLLCVSDKPLHGEIKLPGQANRFYEGAISEHLQIGICAIDLLRAEGDRLHSRKLRTFNEPPFR; via the coding sequence ATGAACGGTCTGACGGTTACAGAAGCACTGGATAAACTGGAAGCGATGTACGATGCCGCGGTCACTGCGCTGCGTGATGCCATTACCACTTACATTGCCGACGGTACGCTGCCAGATGCCGCGCAACGCGCCGCTGGCCTGTTTGTTTACCCACAAATTCGCGTCAGCTGGGAAGGCAGCTCCGCCGATCATCGCTTATCACGCGCCTTTGGTCGCTTTACTCGCCCAGGCTGTTACACCACCAGCATCACCCGCCCGGCGCTGTTTCGTGCTTACCTGCAGGAACAGCTGGAGATGCTGAGCGGCGAATATCCGGTGACTCTTGAAGTGCAGCCATCGCAGCAGGAAATTCCGTTTCCCTATGTGATTGATGGTTCAGGGCTGGTGCTCGATCGCAGCATGAGCGCCGGCATCGCCCGACACTTCCCGACCACTGAACTGTCACAGATTGGCGATGAAAATGCCGATGGCACCTTCCACCCTTCCGATACTTTACCCCTGTCCCATTTTGATGCACTGCGAAGTGATTTCTCCCTTGCGCGCCTCAAACACTATACCGGCACGCCGGTCGAGCACTTTCAGTCCTGGGTGCTGTTTACTAATTATACCCGTTATGTCGATGAGTTTGTGCGCTGGGCCTGTGAACAGATTACCGATCCTGACTCACCGTATCAGGCGCTCTCCTGCGCCGGAAATATTGTCATCACCGCAGAGACCCGCGATCCGCAGCAGAGCATTTCCGATCTGGCATGGAAAAATCATCAGATGCCCGCCTGGCATCTGATTGCCGAACAGGGTCAGGGAATTACGCTGGTCAATATCGGCGTTGGCCCGTCGAATGCCAAGACCATTTGCGACCATCTGGCGGTATTACGACCGCATGCCTGGCTGATGATCGGCCACTGTGGCGGCCTGCGTGAAAGCCAGACCATTGGCGACTATGTGCTGGCGCACGCCTATCTGCGCGACGATCACGTGCTGGATGCGGTACTGCCGCCAGATATTCCGATTCCCAGTATTGCTGAAGTCCAGCGTGCGTTGTTTGACGCGACCAAAATGGTCAGCGCCATGCCGGGCGAAGAGGTAAAACAGTGGTTGCGTACCGGTACGGTGGTCACCACCGACGATCGCAACTGGGAATTGCGCTATTCGGCGTCGGCGCTGCGCTTTAACCTCAGCCGTGCGGTAGCGGTAGATATGGAAAGCGCCACTATTGCAGCGCAGGGTTATCGCTTTCGCGTGCCTTATGGCACGCTGCTGTGCGTTTCAGATAAACCGTTGCACGGTGAAATCAAACTGCCCGGCCAGGCCAACCGATTTTACGAGGGCGCGATCTCGGAACATCTGCAAATCGGTATTTGTGCGATCGATCTGCTGCGTGCCGAAGGCGATCGTCTGCATTCGCGTAAACTGCGAACCTTTAACGAACCACCGTTCCGTTAA
- a CDS encoding EmmdR/YeeO family multidrug/toxin efflux MATE transporter, with product MLKLPKILLHAVQRTAWYPKRHSYRVLLKREIIPLAVPIFFENLCVLLMGVLSTFLVSRLGKEAMAAVGLAESFSMVIIAFIAAVDLGTTVVVAFSLGKRNRKRARAATRQSLVLMTLASVLLALVIEFSGQSIINIIAGPAAPEVKQLALTYLRITVWSYPAAAIALIGCGALRGAGNTKMPMLINGGMNILNIMISSVLIYGCFSWSGLGFIGAGIGLTLSRYIGAVAVIYVLMTGFNPALKITLRSYFRRMDIPILREVLSIGLPASIESVLFNGGKLLTQIFVAGMGTNVIAGNFIAFSIASLINLPGNSLGSAATIIVGTRLGKDQIGQSERQLKFIFWLSTVGLCMLALLSVPLAGVLASFYTNEDDVIDVVKMLVWLNAAFMPFWAASWVLPAGLKGARDARFTMWVSILSMWGCRIVCGYTLGIVLGFGVVGIWLGMFLDWIVRGLFFWWRMVSGRWLGKYRKIPAQK from the coding sequence TTGCTCAAGCTGCCCAAAATATTGCTGCACGCGGTTCAACGCACGGCATGGTATCCGAAACGGCACTCTTATCGAGTTCTGTTAAAGCGTGAGATTATCCCGCTGGCGGTACCGATCTTTTTTGAAAATCTCTGCGTATTGCTAATGGGTGTACTCAGTACCTTTCTGGTCAGCCGGCTAGGTAAGGAAGCGATGGCCGCTGTCGGACTGGCCGAAAGTTTCAGCATGGTGATTATCGCGTTTATTGCTGCGGTTGATCTGGGCACTACAGTGGTGGTCGCGTTCAGTCTCGGCAAACGCAATCGCAAACGCGCTCGCGCCGCCACCCGACAATCTTTAGTGCTGATGACGCTGGCTTCGGTGCTGCTGGCGCTGGTTATCGAATTCTCCGGTCAGTCGATTATCAATATTATTGCTGGCCCCGCCGCGCCTGAAGTTAAACAGCTGGCGCTGACCTACCTGCGCATTACCGTCTGGAGTTATCCGGCTGCCGCTATCGCGCTGATTGGCTGTGGCGCACTGCGCGGAGCAGGCAATACTAAAATGCCGATGCTGATCAATGGTGGCATGAATATCCTGAATATTATGATCAGTAGCGTGCTGATCTACGGCTGTTTTTCCTGGTCGGGGCTGGGATTTATCGGCGCCGGGATTGGCCTGACGCTGTCGCGCTATATCGGCGCGGTGGCGGTAATTTATGTGTTGATGACCGGTTTTAATCCGGCGCTAAAAATCACGCTGCGCAGCTACTTTCGCCGTATGGATATACCGATCCTGCGGGAAGTATTGAGCATTGGCCTGCCGGCCAGCATTGAATCAGTGCTGTTTAACGGCGGTAAACTGCTAACCCAGATATTTGTTGCCGGAATGGGCACCAATGTCATCGCCGGTAACTTTATCGCCTTCTCGATAGCCTCGCTGATTAACTTGCCGGGTAACTCGCTGGGTTCCGCCGCGACGATTATTGTCGGTACCCGACTGGGTAAAGACCAAATCGGACAGTCGGAGCGTCAGCTGAAATTTATTTTCTGGTTATCCACCGTTGGCCTGTGCATGCTGGCGCTGCTTTCGGTGCCGCTGGCCGGCGTGCTGGCCTCGTTTTATACCAATGAAGACGATGTTATCGACGTCGTGAAAATGCTGGTATGGCTTAACGCCGCCTTTATGCCGTTCTGGGCGGCCTCCTGGGTGCTTCCTGCCGGGCTTAAGGGCGCACGCGACGCGCGTTTTACCATGTGGGTGTCGATTCTCAGTATGTGGGGATGCAGAATCGTCTGTGGTTATACGCTGGGGATTGTGCTTGGCTTCGGCGTAGTGGGCATCTGGCTCGGAATGTTCCTCGACTGGATTGTACGCGGGCTGTTTTTCTGGTGGCGTATGGTCAGTGGCCGCTGGCTAGGGAAGTACCGCAAAATTCCGGCGCAAAAGTAA
- the fepG gene encoding iron-enterobactin ABC transporter permease has product MPARTLQLGNACGLINTKMSLRVLLINGVLLTMALLLAGFALCYGSLHLSPLQVWQALHGEGARGLVTVVTQWRAPRIVMALLLGAGLGVSGAIFQSVIRNPLGSPDVVGFNTGAYTGALVTIILLNGSDYQIASGALVGGIAAAALVYLLAWRDGIAGFRLIIVGLGVAALLSAFNTWLIVTGSLESAMNAALWGAGSLNGMTWAKAQPALICIPVTLLAVLMIGKQMQLMEMGDDSARALGVNVEASRLWLMLSGIILTAVATASTGPISFIALAAPQIARRLTRASSIPLFTAATTGALLLLAADLTAQHSFDGVQLPTGAVTVSIGGLYLIWLLIREARR; this is encoded by the coding sequence GTGCCAGCCAGAACACTGCAGTTGGGCAATGCCTGCGGCTTGATCAATACCAAAATGTCGTTACGCGTGCTGCTGATCAACGGCGTACTGTTAACGATGGCGTTACTGTTGGCGGGATTTGCGCTGTGCTACGGTAGCTTACATCTGTCGCCGCTACAGGTGTGGCAGGCGCTGCACGGGGAGGGCGCACGCGGTTTGGTGACCGTGGTGACTCAATGGCGCGCGCCGCGCATTGTGATGGCGCTGTTGCTGGGCGCAGGTCTGGGCGTGAGTGGAGCGATTTTTCAGTCGGTAATTCGTAATCCGCTCGGTAGCCCGGATGTGGTGGGCTTCAATACCGGCGCTTATACCGGTGCGCTGGTAACAATTATCCTGCTGAACGGCAGTGACTATCAAATTGCCAGCGGTGCACTGGTAGGCGGTATCGCGGCTGCCGCGCTGGTTTATCTGCTGGCGTGGCGCGACGGCATCGCTGGATTCCGTCTGATTATTGTTGGTCTCGGGGTCGCTGCGCTGCTGTCGGCGTTTAACACCTGGCTGATCGTTACCGGCTCGCTGGAGAGCGCCATGAATGCCGCGCTGTGGGGAGCGGGTTCGTTAAACGGCATGACCTGGGCAAAAGCGCAACCGGCGCTGATTTGCATTCCCGTTACGCTGCTGGCGGTGCTGATGATCGGTAAGCAGATGCAGCTGATGGAAATGGGCGATGACAGTGCGCGTGCACTGGGAGTGAATGTCGAAGCCAGCCGCCTGTGGCTAATGCTGTCTGGCATTATTCTGACCGCGGTAGCAACCGCCAGCACCGGGCCGATCTCCTTTATTGCACTGGCCGCGCCGCAAATTGCCCGTCGCCTGACGCGCGCCAGTTCGATACCGCTGTTTACCGCTGCTACTACTGGCGCACTGTTACTTTTGGCTGCCGACCTGACGGCACAACACAGCTTCGACGGCGTGCAGCTGCCGACAGGAGCGGTGACCGTCAGTATTGGTGGACTGTATCTGATTTGGTTGCTGATTCGTGAGGCCCGTCGCTAA
- the fepB gene encoding Fe2+-enterobactin ABC transporter substrate-binding protein: MKTSLSRISRWLALPLLFTLSGCDFSQTDSSPSVTSDAAQSDWPRMLDTARGPVTLEHPPQRIVSTSVTLTGTLLAIDAPVIASGATSRNSTVSDEQGFFTQWSEEARARHLKSLYITEPNAEAVAAEEPDLIVIAATGGDSALKLYDQLSTIAPTLVIDYGDKSWQQLAQLLGKGTGHEAEAQRRIDGFTQRVAAIKQAIILPPQPVSALVYYQDGRGLNLWTAASAQGKLLAQLGFTLATLPDTVTPQTSMGKRNDIIQLSGENMASGLNGNTLLLFSADDHTVQEVSANPFLQHLDAIQQQRVYAMGPDTFRLDYYSASNMLNSIERHFVHP; encoded by the coding sequence ATGAAAACGTCGTTATCCAGAATCTCGCGGTGGTTAGCCTTGCCGTTGCTGTTTACTTTGTCTGGCTGTGATTTCAGCCAGACGGATTCCTCGCCATCTGTGACGTCAGACGCCGCGCAAAGCGACTGGCCGCGCATGCTGGATACTGCCAGAGGGCCGGTGACGCTGGAGCATCCGCCGCAGCGCATTGTCTCAACCAGCGTGACGCTGACCGGTACGCTGCTGGCAATTGATGCGCCAGTTATCGCTTCCGGTGCTACCAGCCGTAACAGCACGGTGTCTGATGAGCAGGGTTTTTTCACCCAGTGGAGTGAGGAAGCCAGAGCGCGTCATCTGAAATCTCTCTATATCACCGAACCCAACGCGGAAGCGGTGGCTGCTGAAGAGCCGGATCTCATCGTGATTGCCGCTACCGGCGGTGACTCGGCGCTGAAACTCTACGATCAGCTCTCAACTATTGCCCCGACGCTGGTGATTGATTACGGCGATAAAAGCTGGCAACAGCTGGCGCAGCTACTGGGGAAGGGCACCGGTCATGAAGCTGAGGCCCAGCGCCGGATTGACGGCTTCACTCAGCGGGTTGCGGCAATAAAACAGGCTATTATTCTGCCGCCGCAGCCGGTGTCGGCACTGGTTTACTACCAGGATGGCCGGGGCCTCAATCTGTGGACCGCTGCTTCTGCGCAGGGAAAATTATTAGCGCAGTTAGGCTTTACCCTTGCCACGCTGCCCGACACCGTCACTCCGCAAACCAGCATGGGAAAACGTAACGATATTATCCAGCTGTCCGGGGAAAATATGGCCAGTGGACTAAATGGCAACACGCTGTTGTTGTTCTCCGCTGACGACCACACGGTACAAGAAGTCAGCGCTAATCCATTCCTGCAGCATCTGGACGCGATACAGCAGCAACGGGTATACGCCATGGGGCCGGATACGTTTCGTCTCGATTATTACAGTGCCAGCAATATGTTAAACAGCATCGAGCGACATTTTGTCCACCCGTAA
- a CDS encoding type II toxin-antitoxin system RelE/ParE family toxin, with translation MTQLRWESRASIDREDIFIWLSRHAGCQVAIAADDKLSRMAAILIDNPQAGGVAGKAQNQRKLVVPHFPFILVYLLVSDEVRILRVLHTSRRLTSRWLAR, from the coding sequence ATGACGCAGCTTCGTTGGGAAAGCAGAGCATCAATCGACAGGGAAGATATTTTCATCTGGCTTTCGAGGCATGCTGGTTGTCAGGTTGCCATCGCGGCTGATGACAAGCTGTCCCGCATGGCGGCAATACTCATTGATAATCCGCAGGCAGGGGGAGTGGCCGGCAAAGCGCAGAATCAGCGTAAACTGGTCGTCCCTCACTTTCCGTTTATCCTGGTTTATCTTCTCGTCAGTGATGAGGTGCGTATTCTGCGCGTTTTACATACCTCCAGACGACTGACGTCACGCTGGCTGGCACGCTAA
- a CDS encoding ABC transporter ATP-binding protein — protein sequence MKPLANSRLQAAQLTLAYEQKVIASELSVTIPDNQFTVIIGPNACGKSTLLRALCRLLKPRAGRVLLDGKDIHQLGTKALARQLGLLPQHAIVPEGISVAELVARGRYPHQSLLKQWSEADRQAVNMAMRATSVERLAERSVDELSGGQRQRAWVAMVLAQQTPLLLLDEPTTWLDIAHQIELLDLFRELNQQSGQTLIAVLHDLNQACRYADHLIVMHSGEIVAQGKPAEIVSAELVERVFGMACIIIDDPVSHTPLIIPCGRFHCPSPV from the coding sequence ATGAAACCTTTGGCTAACAGCCGTTTGCAGGCCGCGCAACTGACGCTGGCGTATGAACAAAAAGTGATAGCCAGCGAGCTGAGTGTCACTATTCCCGATAATCAGTTTACGGTAATTATCGGCCCTAACGCCTGCGGCAAGTCGACGCTGTTGCGTGCGCTCTGTCGTCTGCTGAAGCCACGGGCAGGCCGGGTGCTGCTTGATGGCAAAGATATTCATCAGTTGGGGACCAAAGCGCTGGCGCGTCAGCTTGGTCTGCTGCCGCAACATGCCATCGTGCCGGAAGGGATTAGCGTGGCGGAGCTGGTGGCGCGCGGTCGTTATCCGCATCAGAGCCTGCTAAAGCAGTGGAGTGAAGCGGATCGGCAGGCGGTAAATATGGCAATGCGCGCCACCAGTGTGGAAAGGTTGGCGGAACGCAGCGTGGATGAGCTGTCAGGCGGCCAGCGGCAGCGGGCCTGGGTGGCGATGGTGCTGGCGCAGCAGACACCGCTGCTGTTACTGGATGAACCCACCACCTGGCTGGATATTGCTCATCAAATCGAGCTGCTGGATCTGTTTCGTGAGCTGAATCAGCAATCAGGCCAGACGCTGATTGCGGTACTGCACGATCTGAATCAGGCCTGCCGTTATGCTGACCACTTAATTGTGATGCACAGCGGCGAGATCGTCGCGCAGGGCAAACCGGCAGAGATCGTCAGCGCTGAACTGGTGGAGCGAGTGTTCGGCATGGCCTGCATCATCATCGACGATCCGGTCTCACATACGCCGCTGATTATTCCCTGCGGACGTTTTCACTGCCCTTCGCCCGTCTGA
- the fepD gene encoding Fe(3+)-siderophore ABC transporter permease — translation MSTRNTRRQLTILGGLLLLFIVISLLSLLVGAKTIAPLDVWHSLSGQLDNANSVIVMQSRLPRTLAGILAGVALGGAGAIIQALTRNPLADPGILGVNAGAGFAIAVGISLFGVSGILGWLSLAWSGALIASVAVWLIGSFASGRVNPVRLTLAGVALSAVLAGMTSSLALLNPQTFDQMRIWQAGTLDIRSLSNMAFVAPAIIGGCLLALLSARAHNSLSMGEEMAAALGTQVLLVRLLAVLAVMLMCGSATALVGPIGFVGLMVPHVARWWVGSDQRWVLAASLLMAPILLLLADIVGRLLVPGELRVSIVTAFIGAPVLIWLVRQRKH, via the coding sequence TTGTCCACCCGTAACACGCGCCGTCAGCTGACGATTTTAGGCGGCCTGCTGCTGTTATTTATTGTCATTAGCTTGCTGAGCTTACTGGTGGGCGCGAAAACTATCGCGCCGCTGGATGTCTGGCACAGTCTGAGTGGCCAGCTGGACAATGCAAATAGCGTGATCGTAATGCAGTCGCGACTGCCACGGACTCTCGCCGGGATTTTGGCCGGTGTGGCGCTGGGCGGGGCCGGGGCGATAATACAGGCGCTAACCCGCAATCCGCTGGCCGACCCGGGAATTTTGGGAGTCAATGCCGGGGCCGGTTTTGCTATTGCGGTCGGCATCAGTCTGTTTGGTGTCAGCGGCATACTGGGATGGCTGAGCCTGGCGTGGAGCGGGGCGCTGATAGCCAGTGTTGCCGTCTGGCTGATTGGTTCTTTCGCTAGCGGGCGCGTTAATCCGGTGCGGCTGACCTTAGCCGGCGTCGCGCTCAGCGCGGTACTGGCCGGTATGACCTCCTCGCTGGCGCTGCTGAATCCGCAAACCTTCGATCAGATGCGTATCTGGCAAGCCGGAACGCTGGATATCCGTTCATTAAGCAATATGGCTTTTGTTGCTCCGGCAATAATCGGCGGCTGTCTGCTGGCGCTGCTGTCGGCGCGGGCGCACAACAGCCTGAGTATGGGCGAAGAGATGGCGGCGGCACTGGGTACGCAGGTGCTGCTGGTGCGCCTGCTGGCGGTACTGGCAGTGATGCTGATGTGTGGTTCTGCCACCGCGCTGGTCGGGCCGATTGGCTTTGTCGGCCTGATGGTGCCGCACGTGGCCCGTTGGTGGGTTGGTTCAGATCAACGCTGGGTGCTGGCTGCTTCACTGCTGATGGCGCCAATACTGCTGCTGCTGGCGGATATCGTCGGTCGTCTGCTGGTGCCGGGCGAGCTACGGGTATCGATAGTCACTGCCTTTATTGGCGCACCGGTGCTGATTTGGCTGGTGCGACAGCGTAAACATTAA
- the fes gene encoding enterochelin esterase, with product MSINPKKSLAGQQPEGTAAGFLTAADAGQPQWWQKLSQLGTPLIEPAGNNQVKMNYFWRDPAGTEQHSAIVRVYIDINGITDHHSREPQSLQRLAGTDIWHGSATVDARWRGSYSLIPIVTSQLPPVFSRDDSIASQQQREWWISLFPLAIADPLNPLRNHFNSRRQPLSAAHMPDAPRQSGWLAWDHNREAPIDSDRLQQFNWLSTLLDNQRRIWLYTSGDTSQPATRPLVILLDGQNWAQNIPLFSVLEQQTAAGLLPAACWVFIDVIDMDHREQELPCNQQFWQAIQQELLPEVRRREDFSDDPQRTVVAGQSYGGLAAMYAGLHWPQRFGRVLSQSGSFWWPEVKFITQPAQRGSYQPGWLIGQVAENYVAEAPLTIFLEYGDREETIGFVNQQMLQALSATGHRIIQREFIGGHDSLCWRGGLLDGLQLLLSEDRAK from the coding sequence GTGAGTATTAATCCGAAAAAATCACTGGCCGGGCAGCAGCCCGAGGGCACAGCCGCGGGCTTTTTAACTGCGGCGGATGCCGGCCAGCCGCAGTGGTGGCAAAAATTATCGCAACTGGGCACACCGCTAATTGAACCGGCAGGTAACAATCAAGTAAAAATGAACTATTTCTGGCGCGATCCAGCCGGAACAGAACAGCACTCCGCCATCGTACGGGTCTATATTGATATCAATGGCATAACCGACCATCACAGTCGCGAGCCGCAAAGCTTACAACGGCTGGCCGGAACCGACATCTGGCACGGATCAGCCACGGTTGATGCGCGCTGGCGCGGCAGTTACAGCCTGATACCGATCGTTACCAGCCAACTGCCGCCTGTTTTCAGCCGCGACGATAGTATCGCCAGCCAACAGCAGCGCGAATGGTGGATATCCTTGTTTCCACTGGCGATTGCCGACCCGCTTAATCCGCTGCGCAATCATTTTAACAGCCGTCGCCAGCCGCTCTCTGCCGCACATATGCCCGACGCTCCGCGACAAAGCGGCTGGCTGGCGTGGGATCACAATCGTGAAGCACCGATCGATTCCGATCGCCTGCAGCAATTTAACTGGCTAAGCACGCTGCTCGATAATCAGCGCCGCATCTGGTTGTATACCAGCGGTGATACCTCACAGCCTGCTACGCGACCGCTGGTAATTTTGCTCGACGGGCAAAACTGGGCACAAAATATCCCGCTGTTTTCGGTGCTGGAACAGCAGACTGCCGCAGGCCTGCTGCCCGCGGCCTGCTGGGTATTTATCGATGTGATTGATATGGACCACCGTGAGCAGGAATTGCCCTGTAACCAACAGTTCTGGCAGGCAATCCAGCAGGAGTTGCTGCCGGAGGTCAGGCGGCGGGAGGATTTCAGCGATGACCCACAACGCACGGTCGTAGCCGGTCAAAGCTACGGCGGGCTGGCAGCGATGTATGCGGGTCTGCACTGGCCGCAACGCTTTGGTCGGGTGCTCAGCCAGTCAGGATCGTTCTGGTGGCCGGAAGTGAAATTTATCACCCAACCGGCGCAACGCGGCAGTTACCAGCCTGGCTGGCTGATTGGACAGGTCGCAGAGAATTATGTGGCAGAAGCCCCACTGACCATTTTCCTCGAGTATGGCGACCGCGAAGAGACAATCGGCTTTGTAAATCAGCAGATGCTGCAAGCATTAAGCGCCACCGGACATCGTATTATACAGCGCGAATTTATCGGCGGTCATGACTCACTCTGCTGGCGCGGCGGCCTGCTGGATGGACTCCAGCTGTTGCTGAGCGAAGATCGGGCGAAGTAG